A single genomic interval of Microbacterium sp. zg-Y1090 harbors:
- a CDS encoding GntR family transcriptional regulator: protein MDAVSKSQRAYQWIKERIAAQEFTPGYRLVLGTIAGELDMSVVPVREAIRQLEAEGLVTFERNVGAHVSMVDDSQYRYSMQALSVLEGTATALASRAITESDIRDARAINEQMVQRLSDFEPRAFTALNQRFHEILYARCANPRLLELVQAEWARLGHLRDSTFTFVPGRAQESVREHEEILRLIERGAPLGDIEQAARRHRVATLDAYMIHEHPDETLRLPAF from the coding sequence ATGGATGCCGTCAGCAAGTCGCAGCGCGCCTACCAGTGGATCAAGGAGCGCATCGCCGCCCAGGAGTTCACGCCGGGCTACCGGCTGGTGCTGGGCACGATCGCCGGCGAGCTCGACATGAGCGTGGTGCCGGTGCGCGAGGCGATCCGCCAGCTGGAGGCGGAGGGACTGGTGACCTTCGAGCGCAATGTGGGTGCCCACGTGTCGATGGTCGACGACTCGCAGTATCGCTACAGCATGCAGGCGCTGAGCGTGCTGGAGGGCACGGCGACCGCGCTGGCATCCCGCGCCATCACCGAGTCCGACATCCGGGACGCCCGGGCGATCAACGAGCAGATGGTGCAGCGTCTGTCGGACTTCGAGCCGCGCGCGTTCACCGCGCTCAACCAGCGCTTCCACGAGATCCTCTACGCCCGCTGCGCGAACCCGCGCCTGCTCGAGCTCGTGCAGGCCGAGTGGGCACGGCTCGGACATCTGCGCGACTCGACCTTCACCTTCGTGCCCGGCCGCGCACAGGAATCGGTGCGCGAGCACGAGGAGATCCTGCGCCTCATCGAGCGCGGGGCCCCCCTCGGCGACATCGAGCAGGCCGCCCGTCGACACCGGGTGGCCACCCTCGACGCCTACATGATCCACGAACACCCCGACGAGACGCTCCGTCTCCCGGCCTTCTGA